Proteins from a single region of Apium graveolens cultivar Ventura chromosome 7, ASM990537v1, whole genome shotgun sequence:
- the LOC141672281 gene encoding proteasome subunit beta type-3-A, which produces MSIFEYNGSALVAMVGKNCFAIASDRRLGVQLQTIATDFQRIFKIHDKLFLGLSGLGSDTQTLHQRLVFRHKLYQLREERDMKPETFASLVSAVLYEKRFGPYFCQPVIAGLGDDDKPFICTMDSIGAKELAKDFVVAGTASESLYGACESMFKPDMEAEELFETISQALLSSVDRDCLSGWGGHVYVVTPTEVTERTLKGRMD; this is translated from the exons ATGTCG ATATTTGAGTACAATGGAAGTGCTTTAGTGGCTATGGTGGGGAAGAACTGTTTCGCTATTGCTAGCGATCGTCGTCTCGGTGTTCAGTTACAGACTATTGCTACTGATTTTCAGAGGATTTTTAAAATTCATGATAAGCTGTTTCTCGGTCTCTCCGGTCTCGGTTCCGATACTCAGACTTT ACATCAGCGGCTTGTATTTCGTCACAAGTTATATCAGCTTCGAGAGGAAAGAGATATGAAACCTGAAACATTTGCTAGCCTTGTCTCTGCTGTTCTGTACGAGAAAAG GTTTGGTCCATATTTTTGCCAACCTGTGATTGCTGGATTGGGAGATGATGACAAACCCTTCATTTGCACAATGGATTCTATTGGAGCCAA AGAGCTTGCAAAGGATTTTGTTGTCGCAGGTACTGCCTCAGAGTCTCTTTACGGAGCCTGTGAGTCCATGTTTAAGCCTGACATG GAAGCTGAAGAATTGTTTGAGACAATCTCTCAAGCATTGCTATCTTCTGTAGATCGTGACTGTCTTAGTGGCTGGGGAGGCCACGTATACGTTGT